A window of Microbacterium hominis genomic DNA:
AGCCGGGGAGTGAAGAACGACGACAGCGCCGTGCCGCCCATGCCTGCTCCGAACAGGCCGGTGGCGAAGCCGCGCTTGGACGGGTCGTACCAGGCGTTGACGAAGGGGATGCCGATGGCGAAGGTGGTGCCGGCGATGCCGAGGAGGAACCCGAACGCGATCATCAGCGCATACGAGTTGTTCAGACCCGCGATCGCGACCAGCACGACCGGCACGGCCGAGACGGCGGTGAGCACGGTGAACATCAGCCGGCCGCCGTACCGGTCGGTCAGGGCGCCCGTGACGATGCGTCCGACCGACCCGACGATCACCGGGGTCGCGATGAGGATGGAGGTCTGCGTCGAATCCAGCCCCATGTTCGCGGCGTACTGCACGCCGAGTGGCGCGATGAGGTTCCACGCCCAGAAGGTGATCGCAAAGGCGAGCAGCGCGAGCCACAGGTTCTTGGTGCGGCCGGGGAGGATCTGCGGGGGTGTGGCGGTCGCACCGGTGGCGGTCATCGTCGGCTCCTGTCGCGGCGGAGTGAGGTGGATCGATCGCGGGTCCTGTCGGGCGTGCCCACCGGCGCCCAGCCGCGCCGGATCCCGCCCGCGGCCGTGGGACGCCCGTCCCGGGAGCGGTAGACGATGTACGGGCGGAAGAGGTAGTGCACCGGCGCCGTGAACGCGTGCACGAGCCGGGTGAACGGCCAGATCATGAACAGCACCATTCCGATGACCGTGTGGATCTGGAAGTCCAGTCCTGCGGCGCTCATCGCGGCGATGTCGGGCTGGAAGATGAACAGCGAGCGGAACCACGGTGCGACGGTCTCGCGATAGGTCACCTCCTGGTGCGGTCCGAACACGCTGATCAGGGTGGTCGCCAGTCCCGCGATGATGGCGGCCACGAGCACGACGTACATCGTCTTGTCGTTCTTGGTCGTCGCCATGAACACGGGCCCGGTGGTCCGCCGACGCCAGATGAGGATGCCGACCCCGGCGAGCGTGGCGACGCCCGCGATCGAGCCGAGGCCGAGCGCCATCACGTGGTACATGTCCTCGGTGACCCCGACCGCGTCGGTCCAGGCCTTCGGGATCACCAGGCCGATGACGTGGCCGACCACCACCACGAGGATGCCGAAGTGGAACAGGGGAGAGCCGATCCGCAGCAGCCTCGACTCGTACAGCTGCGACGAGCGCGTGGTCCAGCCGAACTGGTCGTAGCGGTAGCGCCAGACGGTACCGCCGACGAGGAGGGCGACCATGAGGTACGGGAGGATGCCCCAGAGGAAGACGTCCATCAGCGGCCTCCGGTCGCCATCGGCAGCAGTCGAGGGTCGTAGGCGTCCAGGCCCACCGACTCGGTCGGCGGTCCGTTCGATGCGAGAGCCATCGCCTGCTGGCGGTCGGCCGGCGAGTGCCCGGGGAGCGTGCCGCACACCGCCGCCACGACGCCCGCATAGGGTGACCCGCGCTCGGCGAGGGCCAGGCGGATGAGCTCGATCGACGCCCGGTACTCCTGCAGGAGCCCCGCTCCGGCGGCCGGGTCGTGGCGGGCGAACTCCAGCACGAGCGGCACATAGTCTGGC
This region includes:
- the narI gene encoding respiratory nitrate reductase subunit gamma, whose amino-acid sequence is MDVFLWGILPYLMVALLVGGTVWRYRYDQFGWTTRSSQLYESRLLRIGSPLFHFGILVVVVGHVIGLVIPKAWTDAVGVTEDMYHVMALGLGSIAGVATLAGVGILIWRRRTTGPVFMATTKNDKTMYVVLVAAIIAGLATTLISVFGPHQEVTYRETVAPWFRSLFIFQPDIAAMSAAGLDFQIHTVIGMVLFMIWPFTRLVHAFTAPVHYLFRPYIVYRSRDGRPTAAGGIRRGWAPVGTPDRTRDRSTSLRRDRSRR